One window from the genome of Sphaerotilus microaerophilus encodes:
- a CDS encoding branched-chain amino acid ABC transporter permease — MDAANLAATLATHSARVMRWKPWELAVWALIWAAPFAAPQHAALINEIAILALFAISLDLILGYAGIVSLGHAAFFGVGAYAAALLAKHLHPDPLLGLAFGAAVGAVLGALTSPMIVRGSDLTRLMVTMGVALVLLELANKFDGLTGGADGLQGVVMGPLLGVFEFDLAARTASVYSLAVLFVAFVLLRRLVHTPFGMSLKALRDNRLRVAAIGLSVQGRLAVVYTLAAGLAGAAGALLAQTTGFASLDVLEFHRSADVMLALVIGGAGWLWGGLIGAIAFKLMHDLISAITPQYWTFWIGLILVLLMLVGRERLFSPRQWFKRGGTT, encoded by the coding sequence CTGATCTGGGCGGCGCCGTTTGCCGCACCGCAGCACGCCGCGCTGATCAACGAGATCGCCATCCTCGCGCTCTTCGCCATCTCGCTGGACCTGATCCTCGGCTACGCCGGCATCGTCTCGCTGGGCCACGCGGCCTTCTTCGGCGTCGGTGCCTACGCGGCGGCGCTGCTGGCCAAGCACCTGCACCCGGATCCGCTGCTCGGCCTGGCCTTCGGTGCCGCCGTGGGGGCGGTGCTGGGCGCGTTGACCAGCCCGATGATCGTGCGTGGCAGCGACCTGACGCGGCTGATGGTCACGATGGGCGTGGCACTCGTCCTGCTGGAGCTGGCCAACAAGTTCGACGGCCTCACTGGCGGCGCCGACGGACTGCAGGGCGTGGTCATGGGGCCGTTGCTCGGTGTCTTCGAGTTCGACCTCGCGGCGCGCACCGCCTCGGTCTACTCGCTGGCGGTGCTCTTCGTCGCCTTCGTCCTGCTGCGCCGGCTGGTGCACACGCCGTTTGGCATGTCGCTCAAGGCGCTGCGCGACAACCGCCTGCGCGTGGCCGCCATCGGCCTGTCGGTGCAGGGCCGCCTCGCGGTGGTCTACACGCTGGCCGCTGGGCTGGCGGGGGCCGCTGGCGCGCTGCTGGCGCAGACGACCGGCTTCGCCTCGCTGGACGTGCTGGAGTTCCACCGCAGCGCCGACGTGATGCTGGCGCTGGTGATCGGCGGCGCCGGCTGGCTCTGGGGCGGGCTGATCGGCGCGATCGCCTTCAAGCTGATGCACGACCTGATCTCCGCCATCACGCCGCAGTACTGGACCTTCTGGATCGGCCTGATCCTGGTGCTGCTGATGCTGGTCGGGCGCGAGCGGCTGTTCTCGCCGCGGCAGTGGTTCAAGCGGGGAGGCACGACATGA